GAGTAACAACTGATAAcgttgaaaaatattttaatagggGCCTCCAGACTGGCTCATGAACATTTTCTTTGCCAGGCATCTTTTCACTGCAGTGCTACCTAGTGGGAAGGAACGAGTAGCTACCTCCGCATTACTTTGAGAAGATATTAGTTTCAGTTTCTACATAAATTTAGGTTTTGAaaaagcattaggaaaaagaaattatcacAATTACAAATATTTGCCTAAGAAGCACTCAAACCCAGAAACACTTCAAAAGcctctacctttttttttttcctacttcctGAGATGCCTGAAAACTTTGCCTCACTCTCCgcaattattttcccttcttgcaGTGATAAAACCTCCCTAAATACCTCTGGAACTGGCACGGGCACACTGAAAACACTGTTACTGCAACCGAAGTCATAATCTACTAAGAACACTCTCAAAAAGGAACAAGCATTTCTTTTACTAAAACAGAAACATAACTGGCTGCAATGAATAGTTTAGTAATTGAATTTAATTCGACATTGCTAAAGAGTGCACAAGGACTAAACTTTATAGCTTCCAGCAGGTTAGAATATTTTCCACAGTCTCACTCTCTCACTTTCCAAACAGCAGTAcctacttcatttttttgagCATGGTCCAGAATTTCATCAAAAGTTACGAACGTGTCATTTCCACGCACTGGATCCTTCTCCAAATAGCCAAGATGAATATCAGTAGCAATAAGTATTTTAAAGGTATCATCATCATCCCtgaataaaacaggaaaatttaTGTTAGGAGTGCAACATACTTAAGAATTTCAAGAGACTTTATCAAGATAAAGCTGTTCTGCCCAAAGCCATTAAATACAGCTGAGATTTGCAATGGAATTCCATACAAGTATCATTCGCTTAACATTCTCGAAACCTTTCACTACTTGTGTTGGAAACAGCACTTCACCAAACCAATCAATCTGAAAATTAGATTATCCCAATCGGTTTGCTCTAGCAAAGGGCTGCAGGCATCTCTCTGAAGTATTTAAGGGAAACCTGAAGAATTCTTTGTATGTtttctgccttaaaaaaaacctgggTGAATAAACATTCAATTTCTCCGTTTGCACTGGTAACTACATACTTACAAGAACAAGCATGAGGATCATAAAAATCGAAAGGGAAACACAAATGCTGATCCGAGTTCTTCGTAACTCATTCCCAACACCCAAGACTCACTGTCTGATATGACAGAACAGCCATGCAGAGCAGTAAACACCAGGAGCTTACTGTGAGTTGATGGTACTCATCTTTGCGCCAAAACTCCTCAGGGAACGGCTTCGGACACAGCTCAGTCCCTCAGGTCACTGCCTGTCCTCATGGACGCGATGCAAAGCCTGAGACACGAATGAAAAGAAGCTAAATCGTCAGTTACCAGGACTTTCACCGCAGACTACTCCTCGCAGAACACCTCAAGGGAAGAGCTGTGCTTGGTTTAACCTTTCACTACTGCTGCTGGACCTCTCACACCGGCACGGGGACCATCATACCACCCACTGGACATCCCCCCTCACAATGCGGGGAcacaacccaacccaacccaacccaacccgcCCCCGTGCCGGGGTCTCCCTCAGGCCGAGCCAGGCCGGGCCGGGCCGCCATGGCGCTCACCGCCGCGCGCCGTTTCCATGGCGCCGGGACGGGCGGCGCTCGCGCCTCGCATTCAGCTCTCGCGAGAGCACGGACCGCGCGCCTCACACCCCTCCTCCCGCCGCGGTCGCTTCGCCTCTGACGTCACAGCCGCCGGCCGGAAGCGCGCGGGCGGGGCCACACGGCagctggccccgccccttcccgccGCGCTCCGCCCGCCGGGCAGCAGGTGAAGCcgagcggggccgggcgggcggCGAGGGCGGGTGGGAGAGCGGCGGGGCGGCGTGTGCAGGGGGTCCCGGgtggggccggggcggggcggggccctcccggggcggcgggggtcGGGCCCGGGCTGCACGGGCTGCCCCTGGGCCGGGGGGGAGGAGCGGCGGGCGGGGTAGCTCTgggggaggagcagggctggggcggGGGCTGCTGTCTGCCAGCCTTGGGCAGGGGTAACCCTGAGGAAGAGGGTTTAGTGGGGTTATAGAGTGGTTTGGCTTTGAAAGGAtcgtaaagatcatccagttccaaccccgctgccatgggcagggacatcccactagatcaggctgcccgaggccccttccagcctggcctcgaacaccttcagggatggggcagccacagcttccctgggcaacctgtgccagtgcctcaccactcatagtgaagaaattcttgcttatgtctagtctaaatctgcccctctccagtttatacccattgccccatgtcttatcactacaagcctttgtaaacagtccctctacagctttcttgtagcccctttcaggtactggtaggctgctataaggtcttctcggagccttctcttctctaggctgaacaaccccaactttctcagcctgtcctcacagggaaggtgctccagccctctgatcatctttgtagcctcctctgggcccattccagcagttccatatccttcttatgttgaggattccagaactggacacagtactccagatgaggtctcacaagagaggaatagaggggcagaatcccctccctcgccctgctggccacgcttcttttgatgcagcccaggatacagttggccttctgggctgcaagtgcacattaccggctcatgttgagcttctcatcgaccagcacccccaagcccttctccgcggggcagctctcaatcacatcatccccatcctgtattgaaactgcggTCTGACTCCTtaacatcttttccaaccaaaacaatTATGTGATTTTATGGAGACAATGTTTTTCTTGCATGGATTCTGGCAGAGCCCCATTTAGTGGAGGAACATGGAATTTTGCTGTTCATGGTGTTGCTGATGTCTGCATCAGTTGTCAGGTGTTTCATTGACAAATAGCATGCTGATAATGTCATAAATACCATTGTATATCTGCTCCTTTCAGGTGCTCACTGAAAATGAATAAAGACAAACAAAtagatgaagatgatgatgacagCGACCAGTTTGAAGACTTTATGGAGAATTTTAACCAGCTTGAACTACTGGAGACACACAGGCATTTGATTCCCGTAGGAACACAGAGCTGTTGGTCAGGACAGTCTGATGATGACGATGATGAACAAGAAAGAAGTGAGGAATGGtatgaaatgcaagaaaaaaaaatggaaaaacatccAGAGAAattgctgctctgggcagctgaAAACAATCGGGTAAGgtatttattcttttcacagaaatgctATTTTGAGCATAGATCTGCAGTTTCATCCACAAACAAAAATTTACCTACATTTTCCTTTATCTCCATGAACTATTTTGATCCAGTTTTGCAAGTCAAGGTATGTAAAACATCTCCCTTTATAGCACCCCCTCAAAAAATATCTCTAGATCCATTAGCTTTCAGAACAAAAGCTTTGACTGGAGTTCTGAGCTAAAGTAACAATACTCCTCTTAAAATTCTATAAAATGAAAGCGTGCCAGGCTCTCTCTTCATGGCACAAAAGCCTTTTACCTGAGGTGGAGAGGGTGTATcggaaattttattttctcagaagcTCCATGTGCGGAGGAtgagttattttttcctgttttttttgtggaaaaaaaagctatttatgCTTTGAAGTGAGGGATAGATGCCCAGTATTCCTGTTATGTAGCTTATTACACCCTTgtgtacatttattttcattaattgcCTTTCTTGCACACAAAGGCTCCATCTACAGTCTTGTGAAGGTACTGACGTCTTCACCGTGAATGAGGAGAAGGTACTTCTAAGGCATTGCACCTAATGTTCACGTTGtatctctttaaaaacaaaacactccaCCCAAGCCAGCCAAGCAAAAACCTCCACCCCAATAACAATAattggtttaattttaaaattttatgttgCACCTTTTTGAGGCTGACGAAAATTGCTTTTCCATTCAACAGAACAGTAAAAGCCATACATGTTGTTTGCAGGGTTTCACATTAAATTACCTGTTTTCTGTAAACAGCTGAGTACCGTGAAGAGGCTCCTTTCCGAAAAGCTGGCTCCAGTCAACACTCGTGATGAAGATCAGTACACTCCTCTCCACCGAGCTGCCTACAGCGGGCACTTGGACATGGCATACGAATTGGTGGCCCAAGGGGCAGACGTCCATGCGCAGACGGTGGACGGCTGGACACCTCTGCACAGTGCCTGTAAGTGGAACAACACTGAAGTGGCCGCATTCTTACTTGAGCAGGGTGCAGACATCAACGCACAGACGAACGGTTTGCTGACACCCCTGCATATTGCTGCAGGAAACAAAAACAGTAGAGAAACCCTTGAACTCTTGCTGATGAATCCGTACGTGAAACCAGACCTGAAAAACAACTTGGATGAAACTGCCCTTGACATTGCTAGGAGGACTGATATATATCACTACCTTTTTGAAATAGCAGAAGAGTGCATAAATGCCGTAACCCCTTAAAAGCTGCGGTTAGGCTTGTGAACGAGAGGTTTGCTGATGCTTGTTTGTGTTCTTCGTGCTCATCTGTGGTGGTCTGTCCCTTGGCAATGAGGCTTTCATCTAAGATTCTTCAGTATTCTCCTCAGGCAAAATGTCACTTCTTCCAGTCCAGTTCAGTGGTATCCCTCAAGCTTTGGAGCGTTACTGCTGTTATTCAGGGTATGCAGAAAGTCTCCGTAATTTCAGCAAGTCTCCATTTAATTAGCACAGATTTGGAGGGGCTTTCGTAACTGGTCTGTACTGTCAAAGCAGGAGGGAAAACTGGAATATTCACTTGATGTGAAAGGATTCTGTCTTAGTTATACAGAGTTTATTACAGCTCacttgaaaactattttttgagaaatttaacttttttaaaacagcatgaAAGCTCAGAATGAATGTAATTTATTTGGGTGATACACAAAATCTTTGGTGATCCTGGTGTAAGCCttcttataaaataaaatatttaaccaTAAGTATTCTGGTGTCATAGTTCTAATTGAAAGCTCAATTATCAATGCAGTCAACTGTTCATAAATCAAAAGCTTTATTCATAGGATGACGAAGTAGTGTTGGTTTATATTTTCCTGGTACTTTTTAAGGAAATTACTTTCAGTAAAGatcctgtttatttttcccttgcaaAATAAGTTGAGGAGTAAAGACTTAATGTCATGGATACAGCATTAGTTAGAACAAGTAAACTTCAACTGCATGAGGATAAACAGACAACATAATGTTGTGTCTAGTTTAGTTACAGCTAATTCCATGCAGGACACACTTCACAgtgtttctcctcttcttttgaATCCCTAACAAGAGGCCCTTATTCCAACTCAAATATTAGGACATCAGCATAGTTTAAAAACTGTACTggtatttttcctcaaaattccTTAATTTCTAgaccattcttttttttttcatatttgacaCATTTTCAATTTGTGATAGCTTGTGTTACTAATCCTAGGCTTCCAGAAGCTCTGACAGTTTTGGCTGCCGTCATTTAACCAAACTTAAGGTGGTGGAGGaaggttggtttgtttcttaAGGTTTTGAGGCCTTTAGCACCCCCTCAAGTGCAGCCTCTCTGCAGTCATGCTAGCTTTTCATCactttctttcctgcatcttgGTTCAAATCTAAGTTTCAGACAAAAAACATGACTAAATGCAAGCATTTAATGAGCAAAGGTTTTTAAGTACCAGTGCAGTACATGTCAAAACAATTACTCCAAGCATGTCAATAGTGGTATAGAAGGATACTGGCGGAATTTCAGCGATGTTCTTGATTCAGCAGAGGATCTGTAAAGTGCTGTATCACATGGGAATTAGTAGACTAAAGGTTTTTCCATAGTAATGGCATGGTCCATAATTTCAAGCTTCAACTTTCTGATTTATAATATAGGAGTGGAGAAACTTGCTTCACTGTGTTAATCAGATTGAACGGAAAAGTGAATGTAAAGCCTGAAGGACTTCACTCAGTATGAGAGCTGTAACAAAACACTTTGTTGTCCTGTGCCGATGCTTACTGAGTGATCCCCGGCTCCTTCCTGAGAGCGCTGACCCAGCTGAGGCacctttgcagcagcagcagggtagGGGGATGTTGGCCCACATCTAGCGTTCTGATCAAGCATCTGTTGAGGGCACCTCTGTTACCCACTTTTCTAGAAGCCCTGGTTGGCATTTCTGTTAGAAGAGAACTGCTCCTGAACTATGAATGGTACAAGATGATTCTTAATGCTTTTTAGTTTGGAAGTCTGGTTTCAGGACAATAGTGGAAGACTAATACACCTTCAAATACATCAcggaaaaatgcagaaacaaattACATCATCCATTTGTGCAAATGGACTTGGTTTGTATAGTATAACATTTCACTACAGCACACAAAGTTTTGATTTCAAGAAAGATACTGCGGGGCAAAGCTCCTGGCCAGAAGAGTGGGACAGCTTCCAGGTGTGCCTGCCAGCAGCGTTACCATTAACTACTGTAACTGCCAGCTGCTCTTTTTTCTCCAGACTTCAACAGTGGCAAAACTGAGAGAGTAAAGTCTACATCAGTCCTGTAAACAGCTTCTTAAGATGCCTCATTTTATGAAAAGCATTATTAAAACCAAACTAGTTCTTCCGAGTGTGAGTAGATTGACATCATCTACCCAGTTAAACTGGGCTCCCCTGTCTTCCTCTCCTTCAGCCTGCAATGGACACAGACAAGGACGACGGGGTATCCTTTAGTAAGGAAGGGCAGTGCTGTTAATACAAGTAGTTACTATTAAAATaagtagaatattttttatttaagctgaaGTAGAGTTGAGTTTCATCtaagaaattgtatttttgaaagttatgcagaatgtccctctgatagcaagTCACAGGCACTCACAGTCACAGGCACTCACAGTCACAAGCACTCACAGTCACCCACAAacatatacacacagacacacccCCCCACCTCCACAGACACTCACACTCACATACACACACCTCACACTCATCACCCCCCCACTTACGCCCCTATAGACACTCACACCCACAGAGACACTCACTTTTACACACACCCACTTACACACACCCCCCTCCACCTCCGCagactcacacacacactcacacccCCCTACCCCTATACTCACACCCATACTCACATTCACACACCCCCTCACCTCCACACTCACACCTACACTCATACACACCCCCATGTGCCCACTCACACCCACACTCAAACACTCACCCCCCCCACACCCAGACACACACTCACACCGCCTCATCCCTGCACTCACACCACAAACACATACTCCCCCACACTTACACCCCTACACTCACAGTCAGACACTcacacccccccacccctaGAGACTCACTCAGTCAGACACTCACACACACCCATTCACACCCCTACAGACACACACTCATACACACCCCCTCACCTCCGCAGACACTCACACACACCTCTCACACCCCCCACTCACACCCCTACAGACACTCATACCCACACACACCTTCTCACCTCCGCAAACATGCACACACTCAGACACACACCCCCTCACCTCCGCAgacattcacacacacacacacacactcctcaCACTCACACAACCCCTCACCTCCACAGACACTCACACACTCCTCACACTCACCCCCTCACACTCACACCAACTCCTCACCTCCACACTCACTCACACACTCCTCACACTCACACCAACCCCTCACCTCCACACTCACCCACACACTCCTCACactcaccctcaccctcacaCACAACCCCTCACCTCCACACTCACTCACACACTCCTCACACTCACACCAACCCCTCACCTCCAGACACTCACACACTCCTCACACTCACCCCctcacactcacacacatacccctacagccactcacatccacacacactctcacacaTCCTCTCACCTTCGCACTCACACTAACAGACACCCCCCTCACCCCGCTCCAGACACTCACACCCACACCCACTCAACCCCCCAACCCCTATAGacactcccctcctcacacCCACATCCCCCCGATACACCCCCATTCACTCacaccccccaaccccagacacccccgccgctccccgccccccgGCTGCCGTTAACCCCCTTTCCCCCACGCTCTCCCCCCCGCCTCCGTCATGCTGGGCCGCGTTCCCCTCCCCGCGGCTCCGTCGTTCCCCCCGGGGCCTCGctccgccccgctccccgccgagccgcccccgccccgcgcgggcCCGGCGAGCGCGCGGCTGGCGGAGAtgcgggcggcggggagcggggcccgCGGCGAGGCGGCGGCCGGGCAGCCCCGTGAGCTGAGGGGCGACCCCCCCGGGGATGCTGAGGGACCCTTTGGGCTTCTTAGGGACTCCCTTGGGCTCCTTGAAGATCCCTTTCACCTCCTTGCAGATCTCCTTTGGCTCCTTAGCAACCCCCTCCAGCTCCTTAACAGCCCCTTTGCCTCCTTGGCTATCCCCTTGGCTTCCTTAGCAACCCCTTCTGGCTCCTTGGAGAGCTCCTTTGGTTCCCTTCGGCTCCTTAGTGACCCACTTGGGCTACTTAGCGACCCCCTAGAGCTCCTTAGCCTCCCTGGAGATCCCCTTTGCCTCCTTACAGATCCCCTTAAGCGCTTTAGCAACCCCCTTTGGCTCTTTGGAGGACCCCCTTTGCCTCCTTACAAATCCCTTCCAGCTACTTACAGACCCCCTTTGGCTCCTTGGAGATCCCCTTCACCTCCTTACAGGTCTCCTTTGGCTCCTTAGCAACCCCTTCCACCTACTTAAcagcccctccagctcctcataGATCCCCTTTGCCTCCTTACAGATCCCCTCCAGCTCCTTAGCAACCCCCTTTGCCTCCTTGGAGATCTCCTTGGACTCCTTAGCAACCCCTTTTGGCTTCTTGCAGAACCCCATAGGTTTCCTTCAGTTCCTTGAAGACCCCTTCGGCTCCTTAGTCACCCTCCAGCTCCTTAGCCTCCCCTTTGCCTCCTTACAAATCCCCTTAAGCTTTTTAGCAACCCCCTTTGGCTCCTTAGGGACCTCCTTTGCCTCCTTACAgacctcctccagctccttacAGACCCCGTTTGGCTCCTTGGAGATCCATTTCATCTCCTTGCAGATCTCCTTTGGCTCCTTAGCCCCTCCAGGTCCTCATAGATCCCCTTTGCCTCC
This genomic window from Phaenicophaeus curvirostris isolate KB17595 chromosome 1, BPBGC_Pcur_1.0, whole genome shotgun sequence contains:
- the ANKRD49 gene encoding ankyrin repeat domain-containing protein 49; translated protein: MNKDKQIDEDDDDSDQFEDFMENFNQLELLETHRHLIPVGTQSCWSGQSDDDDDEQERSEEWYEMQEKKMEKHPEKLLLWAAENNRLSTVKRLLSEKLAPVNTRDEDQYTPLHRAAYSGHLDMAYELVAQGADVHAQTVDGWTPLHSACKWNNTEVAAFLLEQGADINAQTNGLLTPLHIAAGNKNSRETLELLLMNPYVKPDLKNNLDETALDIARRTDIYHYLFEIAEECINAVTP